From a single Chrysiogenia bacterium genomic region:
- a CDS encoding thiol methyltransferase, with product MPEADFWQNFYSDGELPWDLGEALLPLRELFEQDAPKPPRTVLVPGCGKGHDAIYLA from the coding sequence AGCGGATTTCTGGCAGAACTTCTACAGCGACGGCGAACTGCCCTGGGACCTCGGAGAGGCCCTGCTTCCCCTGCGCGAGCTCTTCGAGCAGGACGCGCCAAAGCCGCCGCGCACCGTGCTGGTCCCCGGCTGCGGCAAGGGTCACGACGCGATCTATCTGGC